In a single window of the Pontibacter russatus genome:
- a CDS encoding toxin-antitoxin system YwqK family antitoxin → MIARIVLALFIALLPYGADAQQTRQKVSEKTAKGIWPFRINRMDKLGRYHGMWKLKGPDGETLIRKGRFRHGREVGTWRYFYYPSGRLYMLERHLRRQDFMTVQCFHENGALAREGQARVDETERDIRYYWFGSWKVYDERGEYSHSEYYEKGNLIVFR, encoded by the coding sequence ATGATTGCACGAATTGTTTTAGCCCTGTTCATTGCGCTGCTGCCTTACGGGGCGGATGCGCAGCAGACCAGACAAAAGGTAAGCGAGAAAACGGCAAAGGGGATATGGCCTTTCCGTATCAACCGCATGGACAAACTGGGCAGGTACCACGGCATGTGGAAATTGAAAGGCCCCGACGGTGAAACCCTGATCCGGAAGGGGAGGTTCAGGCATGGCAGGGAGGTAGGCACCTGGCGTTATTTCTATTACCCCAGCGGCAGGCTATATATGTTGGAGAGGCACCTGCGCCGGCAGGACTTCATGACGGTGCAGTGCTTTCATGAGAACGGAGCGCTGGCCAGGGAAGGGCAGGCAAGAGTGGACGAAACGGAGCGGGATATACGCTACTACTGGTTCGGGAGTTGGAAGGTATACGATGAGCGTGGTGAGTACAGCCACAGCGAGTACTATGAGAAAGGAAACCTGATCGTGTTCCGGTAA
- a CDS encoding alpha/beta hydrolase yields MLIFPAALLAQTTGKVMDNLSLKSKILKSNRKYAIYLPPGYDTSQRSYPVLYLLHGAGDDQTGWVQFGEVLRITDKAIAEGTATPMIIVMPDANTGQRGYFNDPSGEWRYEDFFFDEFMPYIEKEYRIKGEKRYRAVAGLSMGGGGSFMYALHRPDLFSSACPLSAAVGPLSLADAKTYMARIGNKNVTATDAQVETYYKRHSALELIESLPADTVKQVNWYIDCGDDDFLYEGNARVHIALRKKEIPHEYRVRDGAHNWTYWREALPEVLSFVSDTFHQH; encoded by the coding sequence ATGCTAATCTTCCCGGCGGCGCTGCTTGCCCAGACCACCGGCAAAGTGATGGACAACCTCTCCCTGAAAAGCAAGATCCTGAAAAGCAACCGGAAGTACGCCATATACCTGCCGCCGGGCTACGACACCTCGCAGCGCAGCTACCCGGTGCTGTACCTGCTGCACGGCGCCGGTGACGACCAGACCGGCTGGGTGCAGTTCGGGGAGGTGCTCCGGATAACGGACAAAGCCATTGCGGAGGGCACGGCCACGCCCATGATCATTGTGATGCCGGACGCCAACACTGGCCAGCGCGGCTACTTCAACGACCCCAGCGGCGAGTGGCGCTACGAGGATTTCTTTTTTGATGAGTTTATGCCCTATATAGAGAAGGAGTACCGCATCAAAGGCGAGAAGCGCTACCGTGCCGTGGCCGGGCTATCGATGGGAGGGGGCGGCTCTTTTATGTATGCGCTGCACCGCCCGGACCTGTTCTCCTCGGCCTGCCCGCTGAGCGCCGCCGTGGGGCCGCTCTCCCTGGCAGACGCCAAGACCTATATGGCCCGCATCGGGAACAAAAACGTGACCGCGACAGATGCCCAGGTAGAAACTTACTACAAACGCCACAGCGCCCTCGAGCTCATCGAAAGCCTGCCAGCCGACACCGTGAAGCAGGTGAACTGGTATATAGACTGCGGCGACGACGACTTCTTGTACGAAGGCAATGCGCGGGTACACATCGCTCTGCGCAAAAAGGAGATACCACACGAGTACCGGGTGCGCGACGGCGCCCACAACTGGACTTACTGGCGCGAGGCGCTGCCTGAAGTGCTGTCCTTCGTCTCCGACACCTTCCACCAGCATTGA
- a CDS encoding efflux RND transporter periplasmic adaptor subunit, with amino-acid sequence MKRNLSWLVAALAGPFVLISCGGGQDAPQQNPAAAAVPVSTYTVAEESVTGTDTYPGNVVPLKEVELRPQVSGYISDIYVQDGQRVKKGQRLYEIDQSKYRSSYQQAKASLQSAQANLERQQKDLERYERLAESEAIARQQLDYARTNLQTAQAQVAAAQAQVNSAATDLGYATINAPFDGTIGISQVRVGAQVSPGQPLLNTISSTDPIAVDFVINEQEISRFNQLTQGEQPDSLFTILLHGDKPYPYPGKLIVIDRAIGRRTGTTTVRLQFPNQDRTLVPGMTVDVRVLNEDIGEQLVIPYKSVTEQLGEYFVYVVQGDSVVQQKVDLGTRFGGEVVVRDGLEQGKTIVVEGIQKLRQGAKVQTGNTPPAQPAAAAK; translated from the coding sequence ATGAAGAGGAATTTATCTTGGCTGGTAGCCGCCTTGGCCGGGCCGTTTGTGCTTATATCCTGTGGCGGCGGGCAAGACGCCCCGCAGCAGAACCCAGCCGCTGCCGCAGTGCCCGTCAGCACTTACACCGTAGCCGAAGAGAGCGTAACCGGCACCGATACCTACCCCGGCAACGTGGTGCCCCTGAAGGAGGTGGAGCTGCGCCCGCAGGTGTCAGGGTATATATCCGACATATATGTACAGGACGGGCAGCGCGTGAAGAAAGGACAGCGGCTATATGAGATAGACCAGAGCAAGTACCGGTCCAGCTACCAGCAGGCGAAGGCGAGCCTGCAGAGCGCCCAGGCAAACCTGGAGCGCCAGCAGAAGGACCTGGAGCGGTACGAGCGCCTGGCCGAGAGCGAAGCCATTGCGCGGCAGCAGCTGGACTATGCCCGCACCAACTTGCAGACGGCGCAGGCCCAGGTGGCGGCGGCCCAGGCACAGGTGAACAGTGCCGCCACCGACCTCGGTTACGCCACCATCAACGCCCCTTTCGACGGCACCATCGGCATCTCGCAGGTGCGGGTGGGCGCGCAGGTGTCACCAGGGCAGCCACTCCTGAACACCATTTCCTCTACGGACCCTATCGCCGTGGACTTTGTGATAAACGAGCAGGAAATCAGCCGCTTTAACCAACTGACGCAGGGAGAGCAGCCAGACTCGTTGTTCACCATCCTGCTGCACGGTGATAAGCCCTACCCCTACCCAGGCAAACTTATCGTCATCGACCGCGCCATCGGCCGAAGGACGGGCACCACGACGGTGCGGCTGCAGTTCCCGAACCAGGACCGTACCCTGGTACCGGGCATGACGGTGGATGTGCGCGTGCTGAACGAGGACATTGGCGAGCAGTTGGTAATCCCCTATAAGTCAGTGACAGAGCAGCTCGGGGAGTACTTCGTGTATGTGGTGCAGGGCGATTCGGTGGTGCAGCAGAAGGTTGATTTGGGCACCCGGTTCGGAGGCGAGGTGGTGGTGCGCGACGGGCTGGAGCAGGGCAAGACCATTGTGGTGGAAGGCATACAGAAGCTGCGCCAGGGCGCGAAGGTGCAGACCGGAAACACGCCGCCGGCTCAACCCGCTGCCGCTGCGAAATAA
- a CDS encoding PhoH family protein, giving the protein MQVSKSDNATRSKSAETKPQDSDADIRKVFVLDTSVILYDHSAIQNFKEHDVAIPITVLEELDNFKKGNDIKNFEAREFIRFIDKLSAEHRLQEWLPLNGKNKGSFKVLMYESTALDATTIFGDKNDHRILNSALTLKQEMPESKIVLVTKDINLRLKARALNITAEDYETGKIQDVAGLYSGNDTIEDVPATVITELYEKGVCDPASVLEYTPKDNHFFILKSFRGSSLVYYNAAEKQLERVDKLSAFGVKPRNAEQAFALHALLNPQVKLVTVQGVAGTGKTLLALASAIEQRREYKQIYLARPVVPLSNKDIGYLPGDIKSKLNPYMEPLWDNLKYIQNQFAETSKEFQKIRDMVDLEKLVITPLAYIRGRSLSNIYFIVDEAQNLTPHEVKTIISRAGENTKIVFTGDVHQIDTPYLDSQSNGLSYLIDRAKEHPLYAHITLLKGERSELANLANELL; this is encoded by the coding sequence ATGCAGGTATCGAAATCCGACAACGCCACCAGGAGCAAATCCGCCGAAACCAAACCCCAGGACTCAGATGCAGACATCAGGAAAGTGTTCGTGCTGGATACGTCCGTCATCCTCTACGACCACAGCGCCATCCAGAATTTCAAGGAGCATGATGTGGCCATCCCGATCACAGTGCTGGAGGAGCTCGACAACTTCAAGAAGGGCAACGACATCAAGAACTTCGAGGCCCGCGAGTTCATTCGTTTCATAGACAAACTGTCGGCCGAGCACCGGCTGCAGGAGTGGCTGCCGCTGAACGGCAAGAACAAGGGCTCCTTTAAAGTGCTGATGTACGAGTCCACCGCCCTGGATGCCACGACCATCTTCGGCGACAAGAACGACCACCGGATCCTAAACTCGGCCCTGACACTGAAGCAGGAAATGCCCGAGAGCAAGATTGTGCTCGTAACCAAAGACATCAACCTGCGCCTGAAGGCACGCGCCCTCAATATCACCGCCGAGGACTATGAGACAGGCAAGATACAGGATGTGGCGGGCCTCTATTCAGGCAACGACACCATTGAGGATGTGCCGGCAACCGTGATCACAGAGCTGTATGAGAAAGGCGTCTGCGACCCAGCGAGCGTTCTGGAGTACACGCCGAAAGACAATCACTTCTTTATCCTGAAGAGCTTCAGAGGCTCATCCTTAGTTTATTATAACGCGGCCGAGAAGCAACTGGAGCGGGTGGACAAGCTTTCTGCCTTTGGCGTGAAGCCGCGCAACGCCGAGCAGGCCTTTGCCCTGCACGCCTTGCTGAACCCGCAGGTAAAGTTGGTAACGGTGCAGGGAGTGGCGGGCACCGGTAAAACCCTGCTGGCGCTAGCCTCAGCCATTGAGCAGCGCCGCGAGTACAAGCAGATATACCTGGCGCGCCCCGTGGTGCCGCTCAGCAACAAAGACATCGGCTACCTGCCCGGCGACATCAAATCGAAGCTGAACCCCTATATGGAGCCGCTTTGGGACAACCTGAAATATATCCAGAACCAGTTTGCCGAAACGAGCAAGGAGTTCCAGAAGATACGCGACATGGTGGACCTGGAGAAACTGGTGATCACGCCGCTGGCTTATATCCGCGGCCGAAGCCTGTCCAACATCTACTTTATAGTGGACGAGGCGCAGAACCTGACGCCGCACGAGGTGAAAACCATTATCTCCCGTGCAGGCGAGAATACAAAAATCGTCTTTACCGGCGATGTACACCAGATCGACACGCCTTACCTTGACTCACAGAGCAACGGGCTCTCCTACCTCATCGACCGGGCGAAGGAACACCCGCTCTACGCCCACATCACGCTGCTGAAAGGCGAGCGTTCCGAGCTGGCGAACCTGGCCAACGAACTGCTGTAA
- a CDS encoding DinB family protein yields the protein MPTTINRPTAEEYPDVYQKYVTLLPEGDVLYLLEKQAVDLRYMFKNISDERAEETYAEGKWTMKEVLQHLIDSERIFGYRALCISRLEEASLPGWDENKYVYNSLANIRPLEAILDEYELTRRSNMAMFRSLTSDMLNNYGLTNGRPISVRGVIHVMAAHELHHMLILQDRYLKRK from the coding sequence ATGCCAACCACCATTAACAGACCGACAGCAGAAGAGTATCCCGATGTGTACCAGAAGTACGTCACGCTGCTGCCCGAGGGCGATGTTTTATATCTGCTGGAGAAGCAGGCCGTAGACCTGCGGTATATGTTCAAGAACATTTCCGACGAGCGGGCAGAGGAGACGTATGCCGAGGGCAAGTGGACCATGAAAGAAGTGCTGCAGCACCTCATCGACTCGGAGCGCATCTTTGGGTACCGTGCCCTCTGCATCAGCCGCCTGGAGGAGGCGTCGCTGCCGGGCTGGGACGAGAACAAGTACGTGTACAACTCGCTGGCGAACATCCGCCCGCTCGAGGCTATCCTGGATGAGTACGAACTGACGCGCCGCTCCAACATGGCCATGTTCCGCAGCCTCACTTCCGACATGCTGAACAACTACGGCCTGACGAACGGCCGGCCCATTTCGGTGCGCGGCGTGATACACGTGATGGCGGCCCACGAACTCCACCACATGCTCATCCTGCAGGACCGTTACCTGAAGCGGAAGTGA
- a CDS encoding isoaspartyl peptidase/L-asparaginase family protein yields the protein MKNIAIALHGGAGTITRAALTAEQEKAYREALREAAEAGHRLLQEGKPALDAVELAVVLLEDSPLFNAGRGAVFTKEGKHEMDAAIMCGRTLEAGAVAGVQGVRNPVTLARAVMQHSEHVLLSGRGAEEFARDQGIPFAPESYFFNAFRYRQWSEVRDSDEFMLDHTEQPEKKFGTVGAVAVDLDGNVAAATSTGGMTNKRYGRIGDTPLIGAGTYANNKTCAISCTGHGEFFMRAVVAYDVSCLMEYRGYTLQQACDEVVLHKLVQFGGEGGLVAVNAAGEVALPFNSEGMYRASKKSSEATFVGIYKEG from the coding sequence ATGAAAAACATCGCCATTGCGTTACACGGCGGAGCCGGGACCATCACCAGGGCAGCCCTGACGGCGGAGCAGGAGAAGGCATACAGAGAGGCGCTGCGCGAAGCAGCAGAGGCGGGGCACCGGCTGCTGCAGGAGGGCAAGCCGGCCCTCGACGCCGTGGAACTGGCCGTGGTGCTGCTGGAAGACAGTCCCTTGTTCAATGCCGGGCGCGGCGCGGTGTTCACGAAGGAGGGGAAGCATGAGATGGATGCTGCCATCATGTGCGGCAGAACCCTGGAAGCCGGGGCGGTGGCGGGGGTGCAGGGCGTGCGGAACCCGGTGACGCTGGCGCGCGCCGTGATGCAGCACTCTGAGCACGTGCTGCTGAGCGGGCGAGGGGCGGAGGAGTTCGCCCGCGACCAGGGCATCCCGTTTGCCCCGGAGAGTTACTTCTTCAATGCCTTCCGCTACAGGCAATGGAGCGAGGTGCGCGACTCTGACGAGTTTATGCTGGACCACACGGAGCAGCCTGAAAAGAAGTTCGGGACGGTGGGGGCGGTGGCCGTGGACCTGGACGGAAACGTGGCGGCCGCCACCTCCACCGGCGGCATGACCAACAAGCGCTACGGCCGCATCGGCGACACGCCCCTGATAGGGGCCGGGACATATGCCAACAACAAGACCTGCGCTATCTCCTGCACCGGCCACGGCGAGTTTTTCATGCGGGCCGTGGTGGCATACGATGTCTCCTGCCTGATGGAGTACAGGGGATATACGCTGCAGCAGGCCTGCGACGAGGTGGTGCTGCATAAACTGGTGCAGTTTGGCGGGGAGGGCGGCCTGGTTGCGGTGAACGCCGCAGGAGAAGTAGCGCTTCCGTTTAACTCGGAGGGCATGTACCGGGCGAGCAAAAAAAGCAGCGAGGCCACCTTTGTGGGGATATATAAGGAAGGCTGA
- a CDS encoding DUF3127 domain-containing protein: protein MSFDIQGKLYETFEEQQVSEKFRKREFVLEIPDGSFTQYVKFQLTQDKCSLLDPFKNGDEVKVTFNLTGKPFTKNGTTMYFTNLQAWRLEPAAGNAGAPAGNAPMQQDAPSFYSSDADNDLPF, encoded by the coding sequence ATGTCGTTTGATATTCAAGGTAAGCTGTACGAGACGTTTGAGGAGCAGCAGGTAAGCGAGAAATTCAGGAAGCGTGAGTTTGTGCTGGAGATTCCGGATGGTTCTTTCACCCAGTATGTGAAGTTCCAGCTGACGCAGGACAAGTGCAGCCTGCTGGACCCTTTCAAAAACGGTGACGAGGTGAAAGTGACGTTTAACCTGACGGGCAAGCCCTTCACCAAGAACGGCACCACCATGTACTTCACCAACCTGCAGGCCTGGAGGCTGGAGCCCGCTGCCGGTAATGCCGGTGCCCCTGCCGGTAACGCCCCAATGCAGCAGGACGCACCGTCGTTCTACAGCAGCGACGCGGACAATGACTTGCCCTTCTAG
- a CDS encoding SRPBCC family protein, giving the protein MKLLLKVILPVPLLLAASAGASYLLLPTQLEVQQSIVVEAPPEEVYALLENPMHWEKWSVLNKSVDPSMIHLYGGPMSGTGARMQWSGDRVGNGLLVFTESTSPSSLTYRQSEHNTTHTVEGIITLAPVAGGTQVVWRQQAAVGQSPWERVLGAVQKYRRQREVEQGLLGLKTFFLNNSKKNTAKTRTAYANHH; this is encoded by the coding sequence ATGAAGCTGCTCCTGAAAGTGATTTTACCCGTGCCGCTGTTGCTGGCAGCCTCGGCCGGTGCTTCCTACCTGCTGCTCCCGACACAGTTGGAGGTGCAGCAGAGCATTGTGGTGGAGGCCCCGCCGGAGGAGGTATATGCCCTGCTGGAAAACCCGATGCACTGGGAGAAATGGAGCGTGCTGAACAAAAGTGTGGACCCCTCGATGATTCACCTGTACGGCGGGCCCATGTCCGGTACCGGGGCCCGCATGCAATGGAGCGGCGACAGGGTGGGCAACGGCCTGCTTGTTTTCACGGAGAGCACCAGCCCGTCTTCCCTCACCTACAGGCAGAGCGAACACAACACAACCCATACGGTTGAGGGAATAATCACGCTTGCGCCAGTGGCGGGGGGCACGCAGGTGGTGTGGCGGCAGCAGGCGGCGGTGGGGCAGAGCCCCTGGGAGCGCGTGCTGGGGGCGGTGCAGAAATACCGCAGGCAAAGGGAGGTGGAGCAGGGCCTGCTCGGCCTTAAAACCTTCTTTCTGAATAACAGTAAGAAAAATACAGCCAAAACCAGAACCGCATATGCCAACCACCATTAA
- a CDS encoding TetR/AcrR family transcriptional regulator, with product MGGTEHLAEKKKAILESTLELIKENGFHGTPMSLVAKEAGVAAGTIYHYFDSKERLICELYTYENRQRMEAVAQGDDASLSYPERFFAIWLRLFNYYRDNPNVLQFFEQFVNSPYHAKNPEESHDCFYGMLFRFFAKGVEEGYLRPANPEILGVLAHGSVTTTAKIHRYGKINLGEEELRQIAQIMWDGMSVS from the coding sequence ATGGGCGGGACGGAGCACTTAGCGGAGAAGAAGAAGGCGATTTTAGAGAGCACCCTGGAACTGATAAAGGAGAACGGTTTCCACGGCACACCCATGAGCCTGGTGGCGAAGGAGGCGGGCGTGGCCGCAGGCACCATCTACCACTATTTCGACAGCAAAGAGCGCCTTATCTGTGAGCTATATACCTATGAGAACAGGCAGCGCATGGAGGCTGTCGCCCAGGGCGATGATGCGTCGCTGTCGTACCCGGAGCGTTTTTTTGCTATATGGCTGCGCCTGTTTAACTACTACCGCGACAACCCGAACGTGCTGCAGTTTTTTGAGCAGTTCGTGAACTCCCCTTACCACGCCAAAAACCCGGAAGAAAGCCACGACTGCTTCTACGGAATGCTCTTCAGGTTCTTCGCGAAGGGTGTGGAGGAAGGGTACCTCCGCCCCGCTAATCCGGAGATACTGGGCGTGCTGGCGCATGGAAGCGTTACCACGACCGCTAAAATTCACCGGTACGGAAAGATAAACCTGGGTGAGGAAGAACTGCGGCAAATCGCTCAAATCATGTGGGACGGCATGTCGGTAAGCTAA
- a CDS encoding TolC family protein: protein MKFLNRLKPLLLGLLLFPSLLHAQDAAPAAPANLTLEQCVDFALKNRAAVEQAVLDEVIGEHQIKANLSGWYPQVSASYAGTKNLKLQQQPLGDQLITLGRNYSSNVLFEARQNIFSNDLLLASRAARFTRQQLDLNTLDTRINTVVEVSKAYYDLLLTQEQIRILEENLARQQKQFEDARSRFEVGLVDKTDYQRASITLANIRSDLKRATEAVKAKKAYLKQLMGFPVESELNLTYDYEVMQQAVLLDTTEILDFSDRVELKQLQVQQQLLDLNTSYYRWGFLPTVSAFINHNSIYFNNDFSQLYDQSYPTSAAGLQVSVPIFQGTKRIQNLKIAQLEEQRAEVEEENVRKAINTEYQTALANYKSDYYEWITLRDNLQAAQEVYDIIRLQYDEGVKAYVDLIVAETDLRTTQLNYYNALFNVLASKLDYQQAIGSIDIN from the coding sequence ATGAAATTTCTGAATAGACTAAAGCCCCTGCTGCTGGGCCTGCTGCTGTTCCCCTCCCTCCTGCACGCGCAGGATGCCGCCCCTGCCGCCCCCGCCAACCTTACGCTGGAGCAGTGCGTGGACTTTGCGCTGAAAAACAGGGCGGCGGTAGAGCAAGCCGTGCTGGACGAGGTGATTGGCGAGCACCAGATTAAAGCGAATCTTTCGGGCTGGTATCCCCAGGTCTCGGCCAGCTACGCGGGCACCAAAAACCTGAAGCTGCAGCAGCAGCCCCTCGGTGACCAGCTTATTACGCTGGGCCGCAACTACTCGTCCAACGTCCTGTTCGAGGCACGGCAGAACATTTTCAGCAACGACCTGCTGCTAGCCTCCCGCGCGGCGCGCTTCACCCGGCAGCAACTGGACCTGAACACCCTCGACACCCGCATCAACACCGTGGTGGAGGTGAGCAAGGCCTACTACGATTTGCTGCTTACGCAGGAGCAGATTCGGATTCTGGAGGAGAACCTCGCCCGGCAGCAGAAGCAGTTCGAAGACGCCCGGAGCAGGTTTGAGGTGGGGCTGGTAGACAAAACCGATTACCAGCGCGCCTCCATCACGCTCGCCAACATCCGCAGCGACCTGAAGCGCGCTACGGAGGCCGTGAAAGCCAAAAAAGCTTACCTGAAACAGCTGATGGGCTTTCCGGTGGAGTCGGAGCTGAACCTGACCTACGACTACGAAGTGATGCAGCAGGCGGTGCTGCTGGATACCACGGAGATATTGGATTTCTCGGACCGCGTGGAGTTGAAGCAACTGCAGGTGCAGCAGCAGCTGCTGGACCTGAACACCAGCTACTACCGCTGGGGCTTCCTGCCAACCGTGTCGGCGTTCATCAACCACAATTCCATTTACTTCAACAACGACTTCTCCCAGCTCTACGACCAGTCGTACCCGACCTCGGCCGCGGGCCTGCAGGTTTCGGTGCCTATCTTTCAGGGAACGAAGCGGATTCAAAACCTGAAAATTGCGCAGTTGGAGGAGCAGCGCGCGGAGGTGGAGGAAGAGAACGTGCGCAAAGCCATAAACACCGAATACCAGACAGCCCTCGCCAACTATAAAAGCGACTATTACGAGTGGATAACCCTGCGGGACAATCTGCAGGCGGCGCAGGAAGTGTATGACATCATCCGGCTGCAGTACGACGAGGGCGTGAAGGCATACGTGGACCTGATAGTGGCGGAAACGGACCTGCGCACCACGCAGCTTAATTATTACAATGCCCTGTTTAACGTGCTGGCCAGCAAGCTGGACTATCAGCAGGCCATCGGAAGCATCGACATCAACTAA
- a CDS encoding YkvA family protein, with translation MIQDWVTKGFNYSQNPIFKKFLGKAGGYMTKPLKLGVLLTSAYGKLVDTDSKQSGFEQLKEFMFTFIRLIKAYFRGDYRQVANKSLLIGVAVLLYLVTPLDIIPDFIPGIGLLDDISLMAWFVDAFQKEIARFREWEEDRNFDHTRIGTL, from the coding sequence ATGATACAAGATTGGGTAACAAAGGGCTTCAATTACTCCCAGAATCCTATATTCAAGAAGTTCCTCGGCAAAGCCGGTGGATATATGACCAAGCCCCTGAAGCTCGGCGTGCTGCTGACTTCGGCCTACGGCAAGCTAGTGGACACCGACAGCAAGCAGAGCGGGTTTGAGCAGCTCAAGGAATTCATGTTCACGTTTATCCGGTTGATAAAGGCCTACTTCCGCGGCGACTACCGCCAGGTGGCCAACAAGTCGCTGCTGATTGGCGTGGCGGTGCTCCTTTACCTGGTTACACCCCTGGACATCATCCCGGACTTTATACCGGGCATTGGCCTGCTGGACGATATCAGCCTGATGGCCTGGTTTGTGGATGCTTTCCAGAAGGAGATTGCCAGGTTCCGGGAGTGGGAGGAAGACCGCAACTTCGATCATACCCGCATCGGCACTTTATGA
- a CDS encoding AlbA family DNA-binding domain-containing protein, with product MDELQRLILHGESDTLDFKQRVTQPEKIARTLVSFANTRGGVILVGVKDNGTITGIDPEEEKHTLQQAADFFCDPPVKVSYEEVEDDHRTVLKVIIQESETKPHYAKVKENDWRGYVRVKDTSVQTSKVVDKVLAQEAGHLGRLPLDRHENAVLTYLQTTPRITLRQYMKLANLSERRAYRTLVKLVIHGYLRLHDKEKEDFYTLS from the coding sequence ATGGACGAACTACAACGCCTTATCCTGCACGGCGAAAGCGACACCCTGGATTTCAAGCAGCGCGTGACACAGCCGGAGAAGATCGCCCGCACCCTCGTTTCTTTCGCCAACACAAGGGGCGGCGTCATCCTGGTCGGCGTAAAGGACAACGGCACCATTACCGGCATCGACCCTGAAGAAGAGAAACACACGCTGCAGCAGGCCGCTGACTTTTTCTGCGATCCTCCTGTAAAAGTTTCATACGAAGAGGTAGAGGATGACCACCGCACGGTGCTTAAAGTAATCATTCAGGAAAGCGAGACTAAGCCCCACTATGCCAAAGTGAAGGAAAATGATTGGCGCGGCTATGTGCGTGTGAAGGACACGAGTGTGCAGACTAGCAAGGTAGTTGACAAGGTACTGGCGCAGGAGGCGGGCCACCTGGGGCGGCTCCCCCTCGACCGGCATGAAAACGCGGTGCTGACGTACCTGCAAACAACTCCCCGCATCACGCTGCGGCAGTATATGAAGTTGGCCAATCTGTCGGAGCGGCGCGCCTACCGCACGCTGGTAAAGCTGGTGATACACGGCTACCTGCGCCTCCACGACAAAGAGAAGGAGGATTTTTACACCCTAAGCTAA
- a CDS encoding SGNH/GDSL hydrolase family protein: MRSSMNYLVVLFFLISVSVFSQNRTEKPPFKNSFNFGKSVAVFGGSVSVIPESESAKSMWEECLGMKVTNYGVPGAGFSSLQGKSIQRQVDEAGVFDIYILWASTNDYTNHRDIGSYTDYTEFDGYDKKKLTSQAGGINYCIKRIYEINPQAVIYFFTSSKAFNDRGGYDPFYEQGMNQYVDMQKKICLLHGIPFLDQFFSGGYNVYNKQLYYSDPIHMNASGYKKLGELQVSFLAFP; the protein is encoded by the coding sequence ATGAGAAGTAGCATGAATTATTTGGTTGTTTTGTTTTTTTTAATTTCGGTTAGTGTATTTTCACAAAACAGGACTGAGAAACCACCCTTTAAAAATTCCTTCAACTTTGGAAAGTCTGTAGCAGTCTTTGGTGGCTCTGTTTCTGTGATACCTGAAAGTGAAAGCGCCAAAAGTATGTGGGAAGAATGTCTGGGAATGAAGGTCACTAATTACGGAGTGCCTGGTGCAGGCTTCTCTTCATTACAAGGCAAATCTATCCAAAGGCAGGTTGATGAAGCTGGTGTATTTGATATCTATATTCTATGGGCTTCAACGAATGACTACACAAATCATAGAGACATTGGCTCTTACACAGATTATACAGAGTTTGATGGCTATGACAAGAAAAAATTAACTTCCCAAGCAGGAGGAATAAACTATTGTATAAAAAGAATTTATGAAATAAATCCCCAAGCTGTCATATACTTTTTTACATCTAGTAAAGCCTTCAATGATAGAGGAGGATATGATCCATTTTATGAACAGGGGATGAATCAATATGTTGACATGCAAAAAAAGATATGCCTCCTTCACGGGATACCTTTCCTTGATCAGTTCTTTTCAGGCGGATACAATGTCTATAATAAGCAATTATATTATAGCGACCCAATCCATATGAATGCGTCAGGATATAAAAAATTGGGCGAGCTACAGGTGTCGTTTCTTGCTTTTCCATAG